In Streptomyces qaidamensis, one DNA window encodes the following:
- the metH gene encoding methionine synthase, producing the protein MASLPPTPSADSRTRVSALREALATRVVVADGAMGTMLQAQDPTLEDFENLEGCNEILNLTRPDIVRSVHSEYFDVGVDCVETNTFGANLTALGEYDIPERVTELSEAGARIAREVADEFTRSTGQQRWVLGSMGPGTKLPTLGHTTFGAIRDAYQQNAEGLLAGGADALLVETTQDLLQTKASVIAARRAMEATGHSVPLIVSVTVETTGTMLLGSEIGAALTALEPLGIDMIGLNCATGPAEMSEHLRFLSRHSRIPLSCMPNAGLPVLTKDGAHYPLTAPELAEAQGTFVRDYGLSLVGGCCGTTPEHLRQLVERVRDTAPTERAPQPEPGAASLYQSVPFRQDTSYLAIGERTNANGSKKFREAMLDGRWDDCVEMARDQIREGAHMLDLCVDYVGRDGVADMEELAGRFATASTLPIVLDSTEVDVIRAGLEKLGGRAVINSVNYEDGDGPESRFAKVTALAQEHGAALIALTIDEEGQARTAEKKVEIAERLIDDLTGNWGIHEEDILVDCLTFTICTGQEESRGDGIATIEGIRELKRRHPKVQTTLGLSNISFGLNPAARILLNSVFLDECVKAGLDSAIVHASKILPIARFSEEEVQTALDLIHDRRAEGYDPLQKLMQLFEGATAKSLKAGKAEELAALPLDERLKRRIIDGEKNGLEADLDAALQERPALDIVNETLLDGMKVVGELFGSGQMQLPFVLQSAEVMKTAVAHLEPHMEKTDEAGKGTIVLATVRGDVHDIGKNLVDIILSNNGYNVVNLGIKQPVSAILEAAEEHKADVIGMSGLLVKSTVIMKENLEELNQRGLASGYPVILGGAALTRAYVEQDLHEIYQGEVRYARDAFEGLRLMDALIGVKRGVPGAKLPELKQRRVRATAPAAAEERPEEGHVRSDVATDNPVPTPPFRGTRVIKGIQLKEYASWLDEGALFKGQWGLKQARTGEGPSYEELVESEGRPRLRGLLDRLQTENMLEAAVVYGYFPCVSKDDDLIILDEQGNERTRFTFPRQRRGRRLCLADFFRPEESGETDVVGLQVVTVGSRIGEETARLFEANAYRDYLELHGLSVQLAEALAEYWHARVRSELGFAGEDPDEMQGMFELKYRGARFSLGYGACPNLEDRAKIAALLEPERIGVELSEEFQLHPEQSTDAIVIHHPEAKYFNAR; encoded by the coding sequence ATGGCCTCGTTGCCGCCGACCCCTTCCGCAGACAGCCGGACCCGCGTGTCCGCGCTCCGAGAAGCCCTGGCCACCCGCGTGGTCGTGGCCGACGGAGCGATGGGCACCATGCTCCAGGCGCAGGACCCCACGCTCGAGGACTTCGAGAATCTCGAGGGCTGCAACGAGATCCTCAACCTGACGCGCCCGGACATCGTCCGTTCGGTCCACTCCGAGTACTTCGACGTCGGTGTGGACTGCGTGGAGACCAACACCTTCGGCGCCAACCTCACCGCCCTCGGCGAGTACGACATCCCCGAGCGCGTCACCGAGCTGTCCGAGGCGGGCGCCCGGATCGCCCGGGAGGTGGCCGACGAGTTCACCCGCAGCACCGGGCAGCAGCGCTGGGTACTCGGCTCGATGGGACCCGGCACCAAGCTGCCCACCCTCGGCCACACCACCTTCGGCGCCATCCGGGACGCCTACCAGCAGAACGCCGAGGGCCTGCTCGCCGGCGGCGCCGACGCGCTGCTCGTGGAGACCACGCAGGACCTGCTCCAGACCAAGGCCTCCGTCATCGCCGCCCGCCGGGCCATGGAGGCCACCGGCCACTCCGTACCGCTGATCGTCTCGGTGACCGTCGAGACGACCGGCACCATGCTGCTCGGCTCCGAGATCGGCGCGGCCCTGACCGCCCTGGAGCCCCTCGGCATCGACATGATCGGCCTGAACTGCGCCACGGGCCCGGCCGAGATGAGCGAGCACCTGCGCTTCCTGTCCCGGCACTCCCGCATCCCGCTGTCCTGCATGCCCAACGCGGGCCTGCCCGTGCTGACCAAGGACGGCGCGCACTACCCGCTGACCGCGCCCGAGCTGGCCGAGGCACAGGGCACCTTCGTCCGGGACTACGGCCTGTCCCTCGTCGGCGGCTGCTGCGGCACCACGCCGGAGCACCTGCGCCAGCTGGTCGAGCGCGTCCGGGACACCGCCCCCACCGAGCGCGCCCCGCAGCCCGAGCCGGGCGCGGCCTCCCTGTATCAGTCGGTGCCGTTCCGGCAGGACACCTCCTACCTGGCCATCGGCGAGCGCACCAACGCCAACGGCTCGAAGAAGTTCCGCGAGGCCATGCTGGACGGCCGCTGGGACGACTGCGTGGAGATGGCCCGCGACCAGATCCGCGAGGGCGCGCACATGCTCGACCTGTGCGTGGACTACGTCGGCCGCGACGGCGTCGCCGACATGGAAGAACTGGCCGGCCGCTTCGCCACCGCCTCCACCCTGCCCATCGTGCTGGACTCCACCGAGGTCGACGTCATCCGGGCCGGCCTGGAGAAGCTCGGCGGCCGCGCGGTGATCAACTCGGTGAACTACGAGGACGGCGACGGCCCCGAGTCCCGCTTCGCCAAGGTCACCGCCCTCGCCCAGGAGCACGGCGCCGCCCTCATCGCGCTCACCATCGACGAGGAGGGCCAGGCCCGCACCGCCGAGAAGAAGGTCGAGATCGCCGAACGGCTCATCGACGACCTGACCGGCAACTGGGGCATCCACGAGGAGGACATCCTCGTCGACTGCCTGACCTTCACCATCTGCACCGGCCAGGAGGAGTCCCGGGGGGACGGCATCGCCACCATCGAGGGCATCCGCGAGCTCAAGCGACGCCACCCGAAGGTGCAGACCACCCTCGGCCTGTCCAACATCTCCTTCGGCCTCAACCCGGCCGCCCGCATCCTGCTCAACTCCGTCTTCCTCGACGAGTGCGTCAAGGCGGGCCTGGACTCGGCGATCGTGCACGCGAGCAAGATCCTGCCGATCGCCCGCTTCAGCGAGGAGGAGGTCCAGACCGCCCTGGACCTGATCCACGACCGCCGCGCCGAGGGCTACGACCCGCTGCAGAAGCTCATGCAGCTGTTCGAGGGCGCCACCGCCAAGTCCCTCAAGGCCGGCAAGGCCGAGGAACTGGCCGCCCTGCCGCTGGACGAGCGCCTGAAGCGGCGCATCATCGACGGCGAGAAGAACGGCCTCGAAGCCGACCTCGACGCGGCCCTCCAGGAGCGGCCCGCGCTCGACATCGTCAACGAGACCCTGCTGGACGGCATGAAGGTCGTCGGCGAGCTGTTCGGCTCCGGCCAGATGCAGCTGCCGTTCGTCCTGCAGTCCGCCGAGGTCATGAAGACGGCCGTCGCCCACCTCGAACCGCACATGGAGAAGACCGACGAGGCCGGCAAGGGCACCATCGTGCTGGCCACCGTCCGCGGCGACGTGCACGACATCGGCAAGAACCTCGTCGACATCATCCTGTCCAACAACGGCTACAACGTCGTCAACCTCGGCATCAAGCAGCCGGTCTCCGCGATCCTGGAAGCCGCCGAGGAGCACAAGGCCGACGTCATCGGCATGTCCGGCCTTCTGGTCAAGTCCACGGTGATCATGAAGGAGAACCTGGAGGAGCTCAACCAGCGCGGCCTGGCCTCCGGCTACCCGGTCATCCTCGGCGGCGCCGCCCTCACCCGGGCCTACGTCGAACAGGACCTGCACGAGATCTACCAGGGCGAGGTGCGCTACGCCCGCGACGCCTTCGAGGGCCTGCGCCTGATGGACGCCCTCATCGGCGTCAAGCGCGGCGTGCCCGGCGCGAAGCTGCCCGAGCTCAAGCAGCGCCGGGTCAGGGCGACGGCCCCGGCCGCGGCGGAGGAGCGCCCCGAGGAGGGGCACGTCCGCTCCGACGTCGCCACCGACAACCCCGTGCCCACCCCGCCCTTCCGCGGCACCCGCGTGATCAAGGGCATCCAGCTCAAGGAGTACGCGAGCTGGCTCGACGAGGGCGCCCTGTTCAAGGGCCAGTGGGGCCTGAAGCAGGCCCGCACCGGCGAGGGCCCGTCCTACGAGGAGCTCGTCGAGAGCGAGGGCCGGCCCCGGCTGCGCGGCCTGCTGGACCGGCTCCAGACGGAGAACATGCTGGAGGCGGCCGTGGTCTACGGCTACTTCCCGTGCGTCTCCAAGGACGACGACCTGATCATCCTCGACGAGCAGGGCAACGAGCGCACCCGCTTCACCTTCCCGCGCCAGCGCCGCGGCCGGCGCCTGTGCCTGGCCGACTTCTTCCGCCCGGAGGAGTCCGGCGAGACCGATGTCGTCGGCCTCCAGGTCGTCACCGTCGGCTCGCGCATCGGCGAGGAGACCGCGCGGCTCTTCGAGGCCAACGCCTACCGCGACTACCTCGAACTGCACGGGCTGTCCGTGCAGCTGGCCGAGGCGCTCGCCGAGTACTGGCACGCGCGCGTGCGCTCCGAACTCGGCTTCGCCGGCGAGGACCCCGACGAGATGCAGGGCATGTTCGAGCTGAAGTACCGGGGCGCCCGCTTCTCCCTCGGCTACGGCGCCTGCCCCAACCTGGAGGACCGGGCCAAGATCGCCGCCCTGCTCGAACCGGAGCGCATCGGCGTCGAGCTGTCCGAGGAGTTCCAGCTGCACCCCGAGCAGTCCACGGACGCCATCGTCATCCACCACCCGGAGGCCAAGTACTTCAACGCCCGCTGA
- a CDS encoding IclR family transcriptional regulator → MARNIQSLERAAAMLRLLAGGERRLGLSDIASSLGLAKGTAHGILRTLQQEGFVEQDDASGRYQLGAELLRLGTTYLDVHELRARALVWADDLARSSGESVYLGVLHQQGVLIVHHVFRPDDSRQVLEIGAMQPLHSTALGKVLSAYDPVAHSEALEADRKAFTDRTVCEPEDFEHLLDVTRARGYAADVEETWEGVASLAAPIHDRRRMPVGAVGITGAVERLCRSDDERALRPELIAAVRDCARAVSRDLGAGRF, encoded by the coding sequence ATGGCACGGAACATCCAGTCGCTCGAACGGGCGGCCGCGATGCTGCGGCTGCTCGCGGGCGGCGAGCGGCGGCTCGGCCTGTCGGACATCGCCTCGTCGCTGGGCCTGGCCAAGGGCACCGCCCACGGCATCCTGCGCACCCTCCAGCAGGAGGGCTTCGTCGAGCAGGACGACGCCTCCGGGCGCTACCAGCTGGGCGCTGAACTGCTGCGTCTGGGCACCACCTACCTCGACGTGCACGAACTGCGGGCGCGCGCCCTGGTCTGGGCCGACGACCTGGCCCGCTCCAGCGGCGAGAGCGTCTACCTGGGCGTCCTGCACCAGCAGGGCGTACTGATCGTGCACCACGTCTTCCGGCCCGACGACAGCCGGCAGGTCCTGGAGATCGGGGCCATGCAGCCCCTGCACTCCACGGCCCTGGGCAAGGTGCTGTCCGCCTACGACCCGGTGGCGCACAGCGAGGCCCTGGAGGCCGACCGCAAGGCCTTCACCGACCGGACGGTGTGCGAGCCGGAGGACTTCGAGCACCTCCTCGACGTGACCCGCGCGCGCGGGTACGCGGCCGACGTGGAGGAGACCTGGGAGGGCGTCGCCTCCCTCGCCGCGCCCATCCACGACCGGCGGCGCATGCCGGTCGGGGCGGTCGGCATCACCGGCGCCGTGGAGCGGCTGTGCCGGTCCGACGACGAGCGGGCGCTGCGGCCCGAGCTGATCGCCGCGGTACGGGACTGCGCCCGCGCGGTGTCACGGGATCTGGGCGCCGGGCGGTTCTGA